The genomic DNA CAAGCTGCAAATAGACCTGAGCGCTCAGCTCCACCGCGCGTTTCCAAACGTCCAAATCTTCAAAACCAGCCACGCCCCACCCCTGATAAACGACATAGGACCCACTGCTTACCACCAACGAACCTGATTCTTCTGCCCAGCCCATCACTTATTTTTTTCGCTGCCCACTCTCCACTTCTTATCCAACCGGCCAAATGGCGACTGACTACTCCTCACCCCCTGTCGATTACCCACAAGTCGCAACTACGCCTCAGGCGCCCGCAGCCATTCGCCAGTGGCTGAGCGTACGCGATACCACCGGAATGTAGCGAGTCGCGACGTTTCGCCCCCGCAGGCGGTCGCAGCGCACCTGCATAGGATTCTGTGACCGGCTTCGCGGTCACAGAGGCGATGGAATTAGGAACCGTAGGTGGCGTTTGCGCCTACCTACGGCTAATTTCTTGAATCCCTTCGAGGCTGTGATTCTTTTCAAGTGAGCGGCGAGGCGCTAGCCGCCGGTTCGGAACTCAATGCATTCATGAGGGAAAAACCGGCGGCTAGCGCCTCGCCGGTCACGGATCTCGAGTGCGGCTACTCACTAAGTCACAGCCTCTTGGGGATATTTGTGAGTAATCGACAGCTCCTCCCCCCTTCCCCTCACCCAACGTTGCCGCCACCGTTGCACCGGCCGATCGACGAACTGCAATAAAAGAATAGCGCCACCAAAAGCGAACGCGAAATTGGCGATCAGCAATCCTCCATTTCGCATACTACCGAGCGACCAGTCGACGTTGGCGTAATACCAGTCGCGCGGGATCCAGTGGAACAGATACAGCGGAAACGACAAATCCCCCAGCCAACGATCCCACGCGGAGGAGGGTTGATGGACAGTGCGAATGGCAAACGGCAAAGCGATACACGTTGTCAAGACAAAAAAGAGTGAACCGTTTTTCGCGGCTTCACCGCCTCCATCGGATCCGGCCATCCAAACCAAACCACGGGTCTCTGGAAAGGCGATGGCGCTCGAGACCATGCCCAACAGACCAATAATTGCACTGACGACTGCGGCGCGGCGAGAGGGACGCCACGAAACCAGCTCGCAAACGACCCCGATGAAAAACAACCACGCAAAGACGTCCAAGCGAGGTGTTTCGACTATCGCCCCATGTTCAAGCCGCCCCACTGACCAGACCAATGACGATTGCAAACATCGCAGCCAAAGTTGCCAGACCACCTTCAACAGCAACTCCTCCCGCTTCGACCTCGGCGGCAGGTGGATGAGATGGCAGACGATCCGTCTGAATTCCAGTGCGCCGCTAGTCGTTTTCGTTCGGCGAACTGTCGAAGTCAGCTTGCCGTGGGCCGACAAATAGCGCCGCGACCATCAGAATGATGGGAGCGACGAGATAAAACTGCATCTCCACATCGAGCGACCACGAGGGTGGCAGCAAACGCCCGAATTGAGTCGAGCCAATGACCGTCGGCTGAGTTACCCACCATCGCCAATCGGAAATCGCCGTGGTTTTGGTCACCCAGAAACCAGCCCAGGCGAGGCACACAGCGATCACTTGCACAGTGACAAACAGAGGGGCGATCCGCCACCAGCGGTTGATCAAGAAGGTGCGATAGGGAGACGGTTTCCGCGAATAGCTGAGCCGCCACAACCGCGAAATCCAACAGCCAGACAGCACAAAAAACATACCCACCGCCCGGGCCCACACCAGCAGCGGAAAGCTGTGATGGATGACGACCACAAAGGCGAGAAACAGACGAAATCGTCCTTGCGTCATTTCGTCGAATCGGTCCTTCCAAGCCACGCTTCCATGGCTGCCGAATTCCTTGATGGCAGATAGCCTAGCTGCGAGCAGTCACGCCTTCCAATCTCACGCGCGGGGTTGCCAGCAACAATTACTCCAGCCGCGACGTCGCGTGCGACAACCGATCCAGCCCCCACCACAGCCCCTCTGCCCAGTGTTACCCCTGGCAGAATAATTGATCTCGTGGCAACCCAAACAAAGTCTTCGATCTTGATCGGAAGGGTGATGTGCCGGTAGTCACTGGCATGAACATCATGCGATCCCGTTAGCAACTGCACACCGTCATTCACAACAACATTGTCGCCAATATCGACATCGTCCAGTAGATGAATCTCGACTCGACCGATAATTGAGCCATCCCCAATTCTCAGCCTAGCCGGATTGCCTCGAAGACAAAGCGGTGAAACGACGGCCATCGGACCAAGATCACAATTGCGTAATAGCAACATCCACCGACGCACACACAGCATGAAAAGCTCCGGAAACGTCCAAAGCCGTTTCCCCCAAAGCCTAACATTTCCTGCCAAGCTTTCTGCCTGGATACGGTGACGCCATAAATAATTCAACATTTCGACTTCAACAAGCTGCAATGATTCAGAAGCGAACTGGCAACGGAAGCCCATGAAAAGTTGTGTCGATAAAATTCCCGCGCGGCAGGACGCATCTCCGCTGCATCCAACTCGATGGCACGCACAGCGCGGAGCGTGGCTTCGCTCCACAAGTTTTCGTCTCGTGGTGGAGCGAGAAAAACGAACGAATCCTCAACCTCTCGCCACAGTGGCTCGGATACGGCCCCGAAAGTCGTCAACACGGGGACGCTGTTTTGCAACGCAGCAATCACAGATCCACGTCGCGTGCTGACGCCATCGGTGAAAGGATTAATCATCAAATCCATTGTGGAAATCGCACCGGCTGCATCGACATCGGGAAGTCGCCCCGTCGCGATCACTTTGCAGCGTTTCATCGACCACGCAATTGCATTGCCTCCTACATGCAGAAAGACAACACGGCGGGGCGTGACATAGTTTGAAATAGCATCGACAGCATGCTCAATTCGATTCAACATGCGGGATTGGTGGCCACCTCCAAATACGCCAACAACAAAATCCTCTCGGGAGATTCCCCATCGGCTTCGCATTGCCTGACGGGAAACGGCAGGTTCACGCAAATTCGCCCCGACGGGCAAATGGATCGCTTTGGCCGATGGATCTGATCTAGCAAATTCATCAGCCCACGTACCCGTGGAGAAAAAACAGACATCCGAATGTTCTGCCAGCAGACGAAACTGACGTTTTTGATATTGCCTCATCGCCCACGCCCGAAGCCCTGGACTGAGCGTGTACGTTTCATGGAACATCGTGGACCAACACACGCTTGGATTTGCTTTCCGTGCGGCCAGCCATGTGTGACCTAAATCTGGAGCCCAGCCTCGACGTCCCCAAGCAAACGGATTGTACTGCAGGACCACCGCATCCGCTTGAGTGGTTGCCAATGCTCGCTGTAGCCCATCGAACCTCCGCTTCCCATGCAGCGAAAAACACGCGTCGATTTCAACGCCACCGAGTGGTTCTAATGGGCGATCACGCGTCGTCAGAATACGCACGTGAACGCTTTTCCCCAATTCTGCAGCAAGAAACGCGGTGTATTCGCCGATCGCGTCGTGAGCCGGCGGAATCGCCTGAACCACGAGATCGATCGATCGCGATGCTTGATGCAATGTCAATTTCTGAGCATCTCGATCAAGTTTAACTCCAATATCCACTCAGTCACCCAATAGGAATTCGCACAACTGCCTACTCTCCACCGCCAACTTCAAAACCGCTTCCAGCTGATCCGTCACTTTTTCAGGATCAAAGTGCAATTCGGCTACGCCGCGACTCGGCCCAGGATCGACAAGTTCGCCCCGTTTTTTGGCATCGGCCATGGCGACAATCGCCGCCGCCATCGTCTCCGGTTTGTCGTCGGCCAGACGAATTGAACGTGGACAGATGTAGTCGCCGGTGCCATTGGTCGCGCCGACAATTGTGGGTACACCACAGGCCAAAGCTTCCGCGACGGAGGAGCCAAAATTTTCGTCATCGCTCGGTTGTGCCATCACGTCGACTTCCGTCAACACGCCAGGGACCTCGCTGCGAGGAATCGACGGCCGATGTCGCAGTCGATCGGGGAATGGGAAGGCGTCCAACAACTGTTCGTAGTTCGGTACAAATCCAGATCTTCCAATCACGAGCGCTTCGACGTCGCACCCGCCGCGAATCGCCAGTTCCAACCCATCCAAAAACAAATCTAAACGCTTTCGAGGAACAAACCGCCCTAACCACAGCAGCTTCAGCCGCCCAGTCGTTTCCCGAGCACGTTCGCTGGGCTGGAACTGTGCCAAGTCGATCGGATAAGGAATCGCGTAAACGCGATCTGGATCACACCGCTGACCGATGATCAGATCGGACCGCGACCACTGACTGCCGACAATCAAATAGTCGCTGAGCGAAAGATCGGGATACCCCACTCCCATCCGCCACGCCGCATAGGCACGCAGCTTGAGATAACAACCCCAACCGGCGAGCCGAATGATGAGATCCCGATGGCGAGCAATCGATCGCGCGTCGGTTGCCGGTGGCCCCTGCAAGTAGCCGACCGACGGAACCCCGACAACACGACCTCGCACAAAATCCCCCATCCACAGGCTCAAATTGCTTCCTTCACCCTGACGACTCGATGATTGCATCCGGTTCACCAGTCCGTGGTTGTAAGTGCCGACATCAAACCATCCGGTTACGCGATGGATCATTGGAAAGCTTGCCGTCAATTCTCGCAAACGATCCGCCCTCCCATTCGTACAGTCTACTACACCCATGTTGCCCGCTTCCTGGGGAGTCAGCCGAATGCTTCGAGGATCAACAAAGCTGGGTTTTGTGAAAAACTGAATCTGATGCGATCTCGATAGTAGACCACGCAGTATAACAGCATTGGCGGATGCAACACTTCCGGCTTGATCGCCGACAAATCCCGTGGCATCAATTCTCACTGCGATTTACTCTTCTGGAATCGAACGCCGATCCTGTTTGCCGCAACACCGGTCAAAATTTCCATTTCCGAAATGGAACGCACCATTCGAGCTCCAGTAGCAATGACAGCGTCATTATCGATTCTTGT from Rosistilla carotiformis includes the following:
- a CDS encoding acyltransferase family protein, which gives rise to MGMVSSAIAFPETRGLVWMAGSDGGGEAAKNGSLFFVLTTCIALPFAIRTVHQPSSAWDRWLGDLSFPLYLFHWIPRDWYYANVDWSLGSMRNGGLLIANFAFAFGGAILLLQFVDRPVQRWRQRWVRGRGEELSITHKYPQEAVT
- a CDS encoding acyltransferase family protein, which codes for MTQGRFRLFLAFVVVIHHSFPLLVWARAVGMFFVLSGCWISRLWRLSYSRKPSPYRTFLINRWWRIAPLFVTVQVIAVCLAWAGFWVTKTTAISDWRWWVTQPTVIGSTQFGRLLPPSWSLDVEMQFYLVAPIILMVAALFVGPRQADFDSSPNEND
- a CDS encoding acyltransferase is translated as MGFRCQFASESLQLVEVEMLNYLWRHRIQAESLAGNVRLWGKRLWTFPELFMLCVRRWMLLLRNCDLGPMAVVSPLCLRGNPARLRIGDGSIIGRVEIHLLDDVDIGDNVVVNDGVQLLTGSHDVHASDYRHITLPIKIEDFVWVATRSIILPGVTLGRGAVVGAGSVVARDVAAGVIVAGNPAREIGRRDCSQLGYLPSRNSAAMEAWLGRTDSTK
- a CDS encoding glycosyltransferase family 4 protein yields the protein MIHRVTGWFDVGTYNHGLVNRMQSSSRQGEGSNLSLWMGDFVRGRVVGVPSVGYLQGPPATDARSIARHRDLIIRLAGWGCYLKLRAYAAWRMGVGYPDLSLSDYLIVGSQWSRSDLIIGQRCDPDRVYAIPYPIDLAQFQPSERARETTGRLKLLWLGRFVPRKRLDLFLDGLELAIRGGCDVEALVIGRSGFVPNYEQLLDAFPFPDRLRHRPSIPRSEVPGVLTEVDVMAQPSDDENFGSSVAEALACGVPTIVGATNGTGDYICPRSIRLADDKPETMAAAIVAMADAKKRGELVDPGPSRGVAELHFDPEKVTDQLEAVLKLAVESRQLCEFLLGD